CGGGACCGGCACCCGCGACGTCTTCCAGAAGAGCCGTTTCGCCCCGCGCGGCGCCCCGCACTTTCGTTTCATCATCGCCGGGCGGCAGGCTGGGAGGCGCTGCCGCGGGCGCCTTTTCCAGACTGCATTCCCCGCGCCGTACGGGCCTAGCCCGGCCTCCCGCTACGTGCAGAAGCTGCCCATGATCGGCCGCACCAGCCGCCCCGCCCGCCGGTGGGCGCTCTCGGACTACTCGCTGTACTTGCCGCTGTGAGTCGGTGAGCGCTTCCGTCTTTGTAAATAAATCCCGCCCCCGGAAGTGACGTCTCCATTTTCGTGGGTCGCGCGGGATAAGGTGGGGTTTGGCGGGGTTGAGGCTGTGGCGGCGCTTCCTGGTGGTCAGGGTGCCATGGCGCTGCCCTGGCTGCAGCGCGTCGAGCTTGCGCTGTTTGCTGCCGCCTTCCTGTGCGGGGCCGTGGCGGCCGCGGCGCTGACTCGGACCCAGGTGCGGCTGCGGGGCGGGGTCAGGTAGGCTGGGGAGCTGGCCGGTCCTGACGTGGCGAGGCCATTGTCGCTTTCCGACCGAGCTCGCTGCTGCTCGGAGCCGGTGGACCTGGTAAGGCACGGCTGGCACCGGCCTGTACCTGAAATGCAGCGAGGCTAATCGCGCTTTGTGGCTACTCTGGGCCAGGTCATTCTTCGAAGTTGTACTCTCGCCAAAGGGACGGGTCAGTACCGTCTTAAAGCACTAGATGGAGTCGGGTTTCGTGGCTCCTGCTGACCTTACTGTGGTTCTGAAACAGAAGTCGATGCGGAACCTGCGTCCATCCGTTAAATCAGAAGCCTTTTGTGCTGAGCTTTGTCTAGAAATAAAGCATAGTGTAGTGGAGATGATCAAGATGCCACATGACTGCAGCACAGTGtattaaatgacaaaataagaGATGTAGAAAACGCTGACGTAAAGGTAGAAGCCAATAATTTACATCGTTTACCCCAGCCAGGTAATCTGGTTAGTAAACACGGGTTCATTTAATGCCTATAAAGTAGGCACTAGTGTGCCTATTTTACACCATGAGAAAACCTCAGAGATCCgcagggcgcggtgactcacgcctgtaatcccagcactttggggggccgaggcaggcagatgacttgaggtcaggagttagagaccagcctggccaacatggcaaaactccgcctctactaaaaatacaaaaattagccgggtgtggtggctcatgcctgtaatcccagctacttgggaggctgaggcaggagaatcgcttgaacctgggaggcggaggttgcagtgagccgagatcgtgccatagcactccagcctgggtgacaagagcgaaattccatctcaaaaaacaaaacaacaaaaaaaccctcagaggTAGTTATTTGTTGAAGGATATACAAGGCCTGGGTTTACTCTAAGGTTTCTGCACAAAGACCAGAATTAATGAGGCTTCTCTGAAGCTCATTGTATTCTATAGTCATTGGCTATTTTTTGATCCTTCTGGCCACTGTTTGATTCCCCCAACAGGCCCTCTCCATCAATATCTCTGTCCCAGAAATAGGAACTGACAGTGCACAAATAACTTCCTGGAATGGTCGTGGCCTAGGTTATCACTAACACCTACCAAGACACTGCATCCAGAGGCATTAACCTGAAATCTAGGACTCAGCAGCTTCTCTCCACAGGGCTCCTTCAGTGGTAGATGTCCCCTGTATGGTGTCGCCACCCTGAATGGCTCCTCCCTGGCCTTATCCCATCCCTCCGCACCATCCCTCTGCTACTTTGTAGCTGGGGCCTCTGGCCTCTTGGCCCTCTACTGCCTCCTGCTTCTGCTCTTCTGGATCTACAGCAGCTGCATTGAGGACTCCCACAGGTGACTGCCCAACCCTGAGGGCCAGGGTCTGAGGTAGGATGAGCCTCGCCTCCACCACAAGGCTTGTTCTCTCCCTCTCAGAGGTTCTATAGGGCTGCGCATTGCACTGGCCATCTCAGCTATAGCCATCTTCCTGGTCTTGGTGTCTGCCTGTATCCTTCGATTTGGCACCAGGTCTCTCTGCAACTCCATCATCTCCCTGAACACTACAATTAGGtaatgggagagggagggaagccTGGCTGGGGCTACCTTCCTTCTGCACCAGGGTCCTGTAATTTCCTTTTTATCCCCATCAGTTGCTCTCAACTCACAGGGCACTGCGCACAGGTGTGCCTCGGATATAAACTATCACCCTTTCTCACAACTGTCTCTTTGACCTCACAGCTGTTCTGAAGCCCAGAAAATTCCATGGAGACCCCCTGGAACTGCTCTGCAGTTTTACTCCAACCTACACAATGCCGAAGTGAGACCCAAGGATAGAAGGAAAGATTCACATAAGTATCTGTAGCTGTGTGGGTGCTCACCAGTGTATCATGAGCTTGGCTCACCAGTGAGAGGAGCTGAGGGGGTTGTGAGCCTGAAATTCAGCAGTTAAGAGTGGTGTGTGGGTGGGAAGGACTGGATTTGAAGTGGTCCCATTCCTGACACTCCTGTCCCTGTCTCCCACAGACCTCTTCTTGGGTGAATTTGGTATTGTGGTGTGTGGTCTTGGTGCTCCAGGTCGTGCAGTGGAAGTCTGAAGCCACCCCACACCGGCCTCTGGAGAGGGGTGACCCTGAGTGGAGCTCTGAGACAGATGCTCTCTTTGGGCCACGCCTTTCCCATTCCTGAAGAATAACCAGAGTGCTTCCTGCAGCCAAAGACTCCATGCCCAAGTGCCTGCAATCCTCTTGCCCCCACAAGGCCCTGTTTATGTTAGGAGTCTTAGTTTTCCTTTCAGGGGGGAAACGTAATGACAGgcccccctcctcctcttcctacaGCTGTTTTTGTACCAAAATATTATATTACTATCTTCATCTTGTGAATTTTTGATGTTAAAGTACAACTAGATAGGAGGAAGGAGTGAAGGCTAAGCAGACATGGATTGAAACTTAGAGGTACTGTTAGGCAGCTGCCCTAGGGATGACTGCTCCTTTATTTGTTGTTAATTAATCTTAACCTCCTTGTGTGACCCTGGTTGTTACTCCATTCtaagattggctttttttttttttttgtaaatacagacaaggtctcgctatgttgcccaggctggtctcaaactcctgggctccagcactcctcctgccttaccctcccaaagtgctgggattacaacaggtGTGAACCAACACACCTGGCTCCCCA
The genomic region above belongs to Papio anubis isolate 15944 chromosome 12, Panubis1.0, whole genome shotgun sequence and contains:
- the TMEM179B gene encoding transmembrane protein 179B isoform X1, with protein sequence MALPWLQRVELALFAAAFLCGAVAAAALTRTQGSFSGRCPLYGVATLNGSSLALSHPSAPSLCYFVAGASGLLALYCLLLLLFWIYSSCIEDSHRGSIGLRIALAISAIAIFLVLVSACILRFGTRSLCNSIISLNTTISCSEAQKIPWRPPGTALQFYSNLHNAETSSWVNLVLWCVVLVLQVVQWKSEATPHRPLERGDPEWSSETDALFGPRLSHS
- the TMEM179B gene encoding transmembrane protein 179B isoform X2, whose protein sequence is MALPWLQRVELALFAAAFLCGAVAAAALTRTQGSFSGRCPLYGVATLNGSSLALSHPSAPSLCYFVAGASGLLALYCLLLLLFWIYSSCIEDSHRGSIGLRIALAISAIAIFLVLVSACILRFGTRSLCNSIISLNTTISCSEAQKIPWRPPGTALQFYSNLHNAEVRPKDRRPLLG